The Oxyura jamaicensis isolate SHBP4307 breed ruddy duck chromosome 5, BPBGC_Ojam_1.0, whole genome shotgun sequence region GCGGTGATATTTGCTGCCTGCTTCCCTTTGTGAGCTTTCCTTGCCTTTGATGCCTTAACAGGAAGCTGGATGAGGAATACAAGGAACGAATCGCAGCTCTAAAGAACGAACTCCGGAAAGAGCGGGAGCAAATCCTGCAGCAGGCTAATAAGCAgcggctggagctggagcaggagataGAAAAGCTGAAAACCGATGAGAACTACATCCGTGACCGCCTCACCCTCTCCCTGAAGGTAACGGGGACTGAATGCAAATGGCACTTTCTCCTAAAAGCCAAGGGTAGGCAGAAGCAGGGAGCGATGCTTGTGATTGATCCTTGCTGAGAGGATCTGTGCCAGCGTATATTGAGCTAGGTGAAAGTGGCTTTAGCTGCAAGATAAAGGCACATCCATAACAGTGTTTTGGGGTCACCTTGATCGGTTACTGCTAGGACTTGTAGGGCTCCCTTTCAGATTTCTGCTGCCACGTGTGCAGGGTGGATGTGTACAGATCTCGGGTGGCTGCTTGCATGGCTGGCCCTCTGGCTGCCTGGCCAGGAGGTCGTGTCTTCATGAAGCTTAAAACATTGCTTAAATCTCTAAAGCAAACTTATTGTTGTTCCATTTGAAAGACTCTTTGCTGCCTTGCAATGGTATTGGTCACCTGTGACCCTACACATTCAAATcctttttccaaatgtttttaggaaaaaaaatcaaaattttttacacttaaatcacttttttttttctgaatctgaCAGCTGCTTTATtgtaatttaatgttttgttatttttttttaagctgagcAAAAGTTAAAGGTCATGGTGCTGCCTTACAAATAGCAAAAGCGCTGACAGTCAGTATGAGCTGACCTCCTTAAGGATGTTCAGGAGAGCGGTTTCTGAACAGGTCAGCTGTCCTTCTGGTGCCAGGGAAAGTGTAAAATGCTCCTCGTGAAGCAGGGATTGGCAAGTGAGAGGAGTGTGTGCCTGGTGGCCTCCAGGCCCGCAGCCAGCGTACACTCACTGCTCTGATGCGCACGTGTGAACAGTGGGAAAGAAATTCACAGCTCCTGTCATCGGCTGCAACTCATGGCGGTGCTGTGCTCTGACTTGACTGGGAGACTGCTCTTCTCGAATGAGCTGCCATTTGCTGGTGCTTCCCTCTTCCAAATGCTGAGGCTGTCGGGTTTCTGTTTGGTTCAGGAAAACAGCCGTCTGGAAAGCGAGCTCTTGGAAACGGGAGAGAAGCTGGCGGAATATGAAAGCTTGGCAAGCAAGCTGCAGAGGAACTTGGAGAATGTCCTGACTGAGAAGGTAAATCCTCCTCTCGCCAGCATGTGTCCAGAGCTGAATCTGCTTTGAGCTGGTGGTGGGGTCCCCGGAGGTCTTTACTAAGGGGAATGGACAagtgctgagctgtgcagcCCGACTGCCTCCGGTTAAGGGAGCTGCGGATACCCCACCCTTGCCACAATCCTCTGCTAATTGCTAACAGCAAGCCCTACAGTGAGGCAGTCATTCCACAGGTTTGCagggattttttccccagtattgAGTTTTGCAGTACAGCTCCGTTCTGGGACAGATGATACCTGAGGTGTCCGGTGTTATGTGGCATCTCTGCTAAAACTGCACCTGAAAACTGAGATGAACAGCTGAGTGTGGCGATGATATAACAAACTCATCAGGATATCAGCTTCTCCAAAGGTGTTTCTGTGCATGTGCTTCTATAGACGAAGGCTCCTTGGTGATGATTCTGTAATGATCCTCACCCAGCATCTGTTTTCCAGACTTGTTTCACgttggaaatgtttatttctacaaaatacGCTTATTTTGTACATCCATTAAGACAGAAAGGTGTGGTCTGAAATCAAAGTTAGTATTAAGACTGATGGTAAGATAGCAGCTAGTATCTGTTAGGGAGGTTCTTCCCTTTTTTGGATTCCCTAGGGGAATTTGGATTTCCCTGGgggaataataaataaataaataaataaaacacaagaaagaaaaaatcagaggaaagagggagcaggcagcaggactgCTTGAGAGCTGCATCCCAGCAGGGGCATGTGAAAGACTGACTGGGTCCTGTTGATGCCGTTTCAGTACGGTGACCTCGATCCCAGCAGCGCAGAATTCttcctgcaggaggagaggctggcACAAATGAAGAGCAAGTACGAGCTGCAGTGCAGGGTGAGTcgagccctggggctggggagacCTGGCACCCAAGGGATGCATCTTCACCAAGAGCATCCTTTCTGGAAATGGCTAAGCGTGGCAGCATGCAATGTAATGCTGCTGTTTGTGATGGTTtggttgatttcttttttacattaatCTGTGCTCTTAGGTGGTGGAAAGCTTTTACCGCAGAAGCAAATGGTCGAGAGAAGACAAGATGCCTTAGGGGTGGGCTGGAATAGGATATATGGAGCCTCCTTTGCTCCACTGGTGTAAATCAAGCTTAATTCTGTGTGGCAATGCACCAGTGGCTTGTCTGATTTGTGAAATAAAGGATGCCCTCATTTGAATTTAAAGCTGCAGGAATAAGATATCTGAGTTATGTCAGTTTCTGGAACAGCAATAGTTTAAGAAAATAGAACTATACGGATTTAAAGCTTGCCTTCTCCAATCTTGTGCAGCTGAATGCTCCTTTAAGGTGGGCCTGCAAGTGTCTATTTCCAAACCTGTTTTCTGAGGACTACAATGATGACAACATTCAGCTCACCTGTTCTGCTTTATCCTTTTCCTTCAATGAAGGACCCTCTTGGCTAGAGGCTGCTTAATCTGAAACAACATAGTAGCTCTGTTAAGGAGTTGGAgttgaaaagcaaatattttctagaaatatttGCTGAACTGATGCTGCTTGGTAAGAATCTGCTTGAATGTGCAGCTGACTTCTTTGAGTACTGGCAGATCTGAGTCAATCTTCAAGGTTCACTTTCTGAACCTTTCAAATCTGCAGAGCTGCATGTTTACACATTCATGGATTCATTTTCCTCAATAAACGATGCTCATTGAGCCCAGCACGTTGCATTTTGGCACAAACACTTGGGATATTCTGCTGGCAAGCAGGCAGCAGTACCAGATGGAAATGCACTAATGAGGATATCTCCCTTCTAATTTAATCTTTATGCTTCTGATTTGATTTTCAAGTAGAATGGTGTTTGAGGAGGTATTTCTCaaatatgtttgaaaatgttCCTAAGCTGCTGCTAAAAACTGTGGTGGGAAGGAGGAATAAAGTGGAAGGACCTAGAACATGTAGGTTTTAGAAGCAAAACACCTTATCAGTCTGAAGAAGgctctgttattttattaaacactTCCATGTTACTTGCATGCATTGGAACCTGGAGAAGGTGCTGTTTTACAGACAGGAGGATGGTAACTGGCAAGATTCAGTCTTTACCTACAGCAGCTCTCCCCTAAAAGCTCTGTCACTGGGGTGTGTTGGGGCACAGATGCCTGTCTGCTTTCACTcagctcctttccttcccctcccctgtggtcaggagctgcaggaccaGATAGATGAGCTGCACTCCGAGCTGGAGGAGTACCGCACTCAGGGCAAGGCCTTCAGGCCGTCGCTGAAAAACTCGCTGTCAGAGGAGTTCGACATCGATATTAAAAGTCACGGCAACAGCGGCATTGAACCTGACCAAGGTAAATTATTACAATATTTCACGTGTGGGGAACCTCACTGATGTAGATACATCATCACATCCAAGACTTTATCATGAATAAAGGCTCTCCCAAACCCTCCTAGTGCACTCCTCAAACAACATCCCATTTTAATGTGTAACATTAAGTGGAATATAACTGCTATATTCAAagctaaaacaaacatttgtagTTTCTTGTCTGTGAGGGGAATTCCAGTGATGCAGTAGCTGCCCAAATACATTTAGATTGACTATCAGTTCTATTGAGAACGTAGCTCTTCGGGTTTGAAGCTgtatgtaattattatttttaaaggacttgGTTCAGAAGACTGCAATCCGTTAAACATGAGCATAGAGGCAGAAATGGCCATTGAACAAATGAAGGAGCAACATCACAGGGACTTGCATCACCTCAAACAGGAGCTTGAAGACACGGTGAGCTATTTTCCCTTCAAGCTTCACAACTCTTCCAGGCTTCTCATACGAGTGGTATGCTCTTGGAGAAGGACTTCTGACCCCTGGTGAAACTAGAACCTTTCTGTGAATCTGAGCCTCTGCCTCCCCTGCTCCTACTGGGTGCTGGAGAGGTGCTGGCGAGGGCTGGATGAATGCTGCGTTATATCCGCAGCCGCCCACCAGCTAACGAGAGCAGCGAGCCTTTCAGATGCAGTATTGCATTTCCTGTCTTgaagggctggcacagctgAATTAGCCGCTTCATTCACCCTGGCAGGGAATAATTATGGGTTAGgaaggctgctggcaggagacTGCGTGGGGAATGCTATGCCTGCGCAGTCTGGCGGCGCTGAAACGCGCTCTGTGCTGTGAAAGCACAGAAACGGCTGCTGCAGTGCCGGTGGTGCTGGAACCCACCTGgtggttttccattttctggaCGGGGGTTTCCTGGCTTGCAAGGTTGATCTGGGCTCACAGGTTTGTTCTGCAAGAGCCAGCTCAGGACCAGAAGTCAGGGATCCTGTTGGGGTTCTGCTGCATCTCTTAGACCATCCCTGGACAGAGCTGATAACTCAGCAATGACTCTATCATAGACCACTTTTGAGGGTGTCACAACACAGGGGCACTGAAACTATTCTCACAAAGCTGACAGCTCCCTGCCCTGATTAGCAAGGGGATATGAGGCCCGGGTGTGGGGAACGGGcaccaaaaaaatattatcctgaaattacttttccttAAAGGACTTGTCCCGTGTCATTtgtaaaaagcctttttaaaggGAAGTCCATCATCATCTTAATTTGGGGAGGGGGTTGAAAAAGGAATCAGTGAAATAGTCCACTTGCAATTTGCAAAAGTCACTTAGGACTTGAAAATTATTAGTGGCTTTTCTCGTCTTCGGcaaactgaacagaaaagcaTGGATTTCCCTGGCTTCTACAGAATAATCATCTTTATCCTAGTAAGAAATTAAGCTGCATATCTCAGTATTctttgcagggaaaaacaaTATAAGATGCTAATAATTAAATCAAATCATTCTGTAGAGTATTAGGGCATATGTAACACAGAAATGTACCGAAAACATCTAGAATATGCTGTATAAAACTGATCTATCTTCCTTCTTGCAGGTGAGCCATTACGAGAAGCAGCTAGACGAGACAAAAATCCACTGTGAGAAGGAGCAAGAGGATATGAGGAAGAAGTATACAGAAGAGAAGCACATCATGGAAAAGCAGATAACTGGCCTGAAAAATCAAGTTGCAGAACTGCAAGGAGAGGCAGTGGTGCTCAGGGAACAGCAAGAAATGCTTGACTGCAAGCATaatgatgagaaaaataaactacaaataAGTTTCAATGAGGAAAAAGCCAATCTGCAAGAACTCTTGAGAAAAGAGCATGAGGACGATGTTAGAGCTAGACTGGAAGAGGCAAAGGAGAAGTTCAGTCAAGAACGGGAGGAACTGATTCAGAACGGTGTCTGGGTGGAGGAGAAGATGAGGGTGTTGGTGCAGGCactgcaggaagagaaggaagagctgGAGCATGGCTTCCATGAGCAGCTGAAAAGGATGACAGAAATGCATGCCCTGGAGAAAGAAGAGCTGCTGAGGAAGCacaagcaggagctggaggaggaaaggtgAGTGTGTCCGCCAGCCGTGGTGGCAAAGATCTGCACTGACCACCAGTGCTCGGCACAGTGATGCTGGTGCAGAAGTCATTCCTGAGGCTTATTGCAGGTGTGTTCGCTGAGTGGTGCCATTACCTGCTTCATCCCAGGACACGGGTGGGATGGTACCCAGCAGCTTTTGACTTTTTCCAAGCAGATATTTATTCAAGCAGGTATTTATATTGGTTTTTAGCTCACCTAGAGGCAATGATACTGTTAAAGCATAACCAGATGTGGCTAACTTGAGCTCTGTTCAGTATCCTTGTGCTTTACAGTCCTTTGTACTTAAAGTGTTTGGATTTGGAGGTGTCTTTTTGAAGAAGTAAATGGATGGCTGGTAAATCCGTTTAGGGAGCACTGAGTGTCAACAGAAACTGAAGCTGTCCTGGGGTGACAGGGAGAGATGGGGGACAAGGACATCTTGAGGATGTTCTTGGGACAAGCCCCCATAAATCTGATAAGGAGCACAGGAAAGGCATTTATTGTGTGCAAAACAATTTCAAAGGACACTTCATGAGTTATACCCTTCCAAGGCAATtagatttttggttttgaagttTCAACAAACTGCCTTAAATTTAACTTTGGCCCTCAGAAACATCCATCAAATAGTAGTTCCACTAAAACTCAGCGGAAATAGTAACttttcagcttgttttattgagtaggttaaaaaaaaaaaaactgagtcTTTCTGAGTTAGGTCAGAGTTTAGTAATGTATTATGTTAACcatgtttaggaaaaaaatggaaattgacTATAACAGAAGAGCATCTCATGCTGAAACTCAGTTTTCTGTGGACACACAAACActtgtaaataaatatgaagagaCGATCCAAAATCTGGAAAGAAGCTACCAGCGGGAGTTGCATGATCTTGTTgaacagcagagagaggaaaaatctCAGTGGGAGTTTGAAAAGGATGAAGTTGCCCAGGAGGTTGCCGAAGCCCatgagcagctgaaggaaagcCTGGCAAATgaaaaggctgctgctgctgccctgatACAAGAGAAAGAACTGCTGGAGAAGAATTTCAAGGAGGAAGTGAACAAGCTGGTGTGCGAGAAGGAGCAGCTCCAGAAAGAGCTGCGAGACCTGAGGAACGCTGCTgagaagcaagaggaaaagctgAATGCTAAAATAACACAACTCCAAAACGACCATGAGAAAGAGCTAAAGGACAAAGAGGAGCATATATCCGTGGTGGAGGAAAATGGGAGGCTGGTCAGCCAAAAGCTGGAGAGACTCAACAGTGAGTATaagcaagagaaagaacaaCTAAATTCCAAACTTCTTGCTTTGGAAAGTTTAAACAAAGACATTTGTGTgcaagcagaaacagaaaaggcagaaatgaatCTGGAAATCTCAAAccttcaagaaaaaatacagaaattgcaGTGGGAGACGGTTAGTTTTTCCGCACTGCAGAATCATTATAGGGTCCTGGAAAATGAATAtgcaaaagcaaagagcaaaattGCTTCTTTCTCTAGCATGGAGCCTCTGGGAGACGATGCAGATGTGCTCATAAATCTGCAGAAAGTGCATGAGCAAGCTGTGAAGGAAAACGTCAGGATGGCTTCTGAGATCGTCAGGCTGCAGCAACGGCTGCGAGCTGTGGAGCGGGAGCCCCCCAGACCTCCTGGGTCTGGTCGCTCCGACCCTGGTGCAGAACCAGAACAACTGCAAGACAGAAGGGATCCCCCTCTCCAAGGGCTGCCCTGTGATCGCAGAGATGCAGGCAAGGCAGTAGGTGTGAATGTCTGTCCAGTTTGGGAGGCTGACGCTGCAGACCTGGAAGAAATGCTTGAGATGTGCTCTGCTGTGGAGAAACCATGGGATGAAAGCGGAGCAGACGGCCACGCGCTCAGGTTGCAGGCGTGTCAgatgcaaggaaataaaatggcagTGGGAAGTGATTATAATCTTGGTTATGACAAAAATCAAGAGCTAGGTTCTCAGGtgcctctgctgcagaaaaagagagatcttGAGAGAGTTTCCAGAGTAAAAACACTACAAAATGATCCGAAGCAGCAGAATGTCCATCTGCTGAATAACAGAATAGCTTCCCGGAGTAAAGGGTTTCATTCTGATGCTTCAAAGCTGCGGACTGATCTCAAGAGAGCTGAAGAGCTGACTGAAGCCTCTCTCCAGCTGGAACACGCTCCTGGATCAGTGAATGACAACCTGAAGGATGCGATTCCTCAGCTTTGGAAAAGGGtcaaggagctgcaggaaaggTTGGTGGCACAGGCTAAGCTTCTGTCACTCCAGGAAGAAATCCAGGTAGAAAACAAGGATCTAAAATCTGAAGTGATCaagttaattgaaaaaaataaagccctaGAAGACAGCCTGTGTAAGCTGAGAAGCTTTCATTGCAAGCTCGAAGCAGGTAACCTGGCAGGCATGAagctcagagaagaaaacacacagctCCTCAAAAAAGCTAAAGAACTGGAAGATGGTCAAAACCAAGATGCACAAGGAAAACTGGATGTGCACGGTGAGAAGTTAAGGCTGTGGTGCCAGCTTGGAAAAATGGAAGGACAACCTGAAATGCTTGGGGTCCTGCAGGATGAGCAGGCACAATGTGACAGCCCAACAAAAGAAATGTTGGCAGACAAGAGGGAGCTGCAAGAACCCAACAGAAAGCTGGAGGAGAAAGTTACTGCCCTGCTGAGCCAAAACGGTGTGCATTTCcatgaggagaaggaggagaggaacaCAGTGACGCACGGCTTGCAAAGCACATGCACTGAGCTGCAGCAAAAAGTTGATCTCTTGAGGTAACGTACACTAAAACCTTGTGGGAAGCGTGCCGGCCCCGCAATGCTCCAACGTGCTGCTTGCTCCACGTAGAAACTAACCTAGTGTCCCCCTGACCTCTTCATAGCCCTACTGACCGCCCCACGGCTGCTGCATTAACCTCTGTAGCTTAGCTCTGAGTAGAAAAGGGTGCCTCGGACTCTAACCGTAGCAGGCAGGCTGTCGAAGCGTGGATAACGATGGCTGAAATGAGCGTGCGTGACTTGCTTCTCTCTGAACATGACCTAAAGTGATGGGTAAAACCAGCAActtgctgctctgcctgtggACGCAGGCATCTTCGCGGTGTATACTTCACGTATCAGAGGTCCCTGTGTTCTTATGTCTAAAATGTTGTGGTAACGTTTCcagaatgcttttaatttttttttactaat contains the following coding sequences:
- the NIN gene encoding ninein isoform X3, giving the protein MDEAEQDQYEARLKELFDSFDSTGTGSLGQEELTDLCHVLHLEEVAPALQQTLLQGNLLGRVHFDQFKEALILILSRTLSNEEHFQEPDSSPEAQPKYIKGGKRYGRRSLPEFRASVEDFTEVTVLEPLGEEARPPHIAPGGCEEHWKTRGSEEYEAEGQLRFWNPDDLNASPGTSLPTPEWIEEKLQEVCEHLGITRDGHLNRKKLVSICEQFGLQNVSGEVLEGVLHSLDQDGTMSVEDFFYGLLRNGKPLTPSASTPYRQLKRHLSMQSFDESGRRTAGPTAMPSTLGFCLFSSLDDGMGYGCVEGILDCWHQEGVENSQDILKALDFSLDGKVNLTELTLALENELLITKNSIHQAALASFKMEIRHLLERVDQVAREKEKLRSDLEKAEKLKSLMASEVDDHHAAIERRNEYNLRKLDEEYKERIAALKNELRKEREQILQQANKQRLELEQEIEKLKTDENYIRDRLTLSLKENSRLESELLETGEKLAEYESLASKLQRNLENVLTEKYGDLDPSSAEFFLQEERLAQMKSKYELQCRELQDQIDELHSELEEYRTQGKAFRPSLKNSLSEEFDIDIKSHGNSGIEPDQGLGSEDCNPLNMSIEAEMAIEQMKEQHHRDLHHLKQELEDTVSHYEKQLDETKIHCEKEQEDMRKKYTEEKHIMEKQITGLKNQVAELQGEAVVLREQQEMLDCKHNDEKNKLQISFNEEKANLQELLRKEHEDDVRARLEEAKEKFSQEREELIQNGVWVEEKMRVLVQALQEEKEELEHGFHEQLKRMTEMHALEKEELLRKHKQELEEERKKMEIDYNRRASHAETQFSVDTQTLVNKYEETIQNLERSYQRELHDLVEQQREEKSQWEFEKDEVAQEVAEAHEQLKESLANEKAAAAALIQEKELLEKNFKEEVNKLVCEKEQLQKELRDLRNAAEKQEEKLNAKITQLQNDHEKELKDKEEHISVVEENGRLVSQKLERLNSEYKQEKEQLNSKLLALESLNKDICVQAETEKAEMNLEISNLQEKIQKLQWETVSFSALQNHYRVLENEYAKAKSKIASFSSMEPLGDDADVLINLQKVHEQAVKENVRMASEIVRLQQRLRAVEREPPRPPGSGRSDPGAEPEQLQDRRDPPLQGLPCDRRDAGKAVGVNVCPVWEADAADLEEMLEMCSAVEKPWDESGADGHALRLQACQMQGNKMAVGSDYNLGYDKNQELGSQVPLLQKKRDLERVSRVKTLQNDPKQQNVHLLNNRIASRSKGFHSDASKLRTDLKRAEELTEASLQLEHAPGSVNDNLKDAIPQLWKRVKELQERLVAQAKLLSLQEEIQVENKDLKSEVIKLIEKNKALEDSLCKLRSFHCKLEAGNLAGMKLREENTQLLKKAKELEDGQNQDAQGKLDVHGEKLRLWCQLGKMEGQPEMLGVLQDEQAQCDSPTKEMLADKRELQEPNRKLEEKVTALLSQNGVHFHEEKEERNTVTHGLQSTCTELQQKVDLLRCEAEKLREENTALKNEVTLLNEEGSASSLKLRELNGSREEMRQKIEAVRKEKVAVQKMVDNLKKQVADLKTRNQQLDSENTELSQRNSKSQADVQDLNQQLARVLKQKEREVGKCTLEEWEKERLVLKEELENSKLKSSNMVSSLEMELSKTKVQAHILEQENHILKQELEKTKQLPRCPDLSDLQNEVSGLIAKNEKLLKEKEALSEELNRCIDKVAKVSFLENAVGSLKQEQKSWEQQSQTLKTQLTVAQEKVQSLDETLQNTNLQVSRLKSDLRVVQQEKETLEQEVMSLHKQLQNANEKNRVLERAVPSPGPQEQQRCSQRDEPEQQQLGQENERLRREVHSTTADLALAREKIRQLESTILSLKHQKHQSQSGIVKAIEQEKLSLKRECEQLQKELSSANRKISQMNSLEHELESSSENEGLRKKQVKLDDQLMESSVVGTSREGCSSLSEIVCEDATLEQQRDA